A genomic segment from Propioniciclava sp. MC1595 encodes:
- a CDS encoding SRPBCC domain-containing protein yields the protein MTTTIRVERSYDCEPARVWDAWTKPDLMDRWFCPNPDLRLSSHADAREGGAYRVNMGGEYIVSGSYTRLEEPAVLQCTWQWEHETLTTLLCIELDPNDEGGTDLVLVHSDFTDEADAEGTRQGWELSLDRLAQLLAG from the coding sequence ATGACCACCACGATCCGCGTCGAGCGCAGCTACGACTGCGAGCCTGCCCGCGTCTGGGACGCCTGGACCAAGCCCGACCTCATGGACCGCTGGTTCTGCCCCAACCCCGACCTGCGCCTGTCGTCGCACGCCGACGCCCGCGAGGGCGGGGCCTACCGGGTGAACATGGGCGGGGAGTACATCGTCTCGGGCAGCTACACCCGGCTCGAGGAGCCGGCCGTGCTGCAGTGCACCTGGCAGTGGGAGCACGAGACGCTCACCACGCTGCTGTGCATCGAGCTGGACCCGAACGACGAGGGCGGCACCGACCTGGTGCTCGTGCACTCCGACTTCACCGACGAGGCCGACGCCGAGGGCACCCGCCAGGGCTGGGAGCTCAGCCTCGACCGGCTGGCCCAGCTGCTGGCGGGCTGA
- a CDS encoding alpha-amylase family glycosyl hydrolase, translating to MTLSLTPVDEGTWAQADWPLGAHIDPASGQTTFAVAAPRATWVTLEFFPAARGADAELSVPMAAGADGVWRARVEGARHGTLYGFRVWGENWPYQDGWTPGSTVGWLADRDEQLNHFNPNKVLFDPYAREVTHNPMSVGPQRAWFGSGPVDVDGRPGRTIDTAHIAPKGVVVEDDTSYGTHPRHPEEDNAIYEAHVKNLTLHPSSVRLGDLLAGVPGFEGLPNIPDELRGTYAGAALMAPYLTALGVTVIELLPVHETDSDQVGATAGTTNHWGYQTLAFFAPNRDYAFDKSLGGPTREFKQMVKAFHDAGLEVFLDVVYNHSSEGGNWGGDLDSAGFTTLGGFATTEYYVLTAEGGLIDGATGTSNQMNFSSDITCALVLDSLKHWHDTMGVDGFRFDLAPVLGRRPLDAEAEDWEAQRRFFPEHPLLRDARTWAAEHHVEVIAEAWDLWGYEVGNFPSGWGEWNGRFRDAMRGYLKGDGNTDDFMAFLNGDWLHFNDSGGPQKSVNFVTAHDGFTMFDLVSYNTKDNGQPYPFGPSDGGSDNNISWDSGGDQALRRTRWRNFWLVTFLARGVPMVVSGDEYGRTQNGNNNPWSLNTVGIWNNWAQAGSNAPTQLPVDPEQPDLPGYHDVVGQTDAPPGVNPLLQFARYVAHLRARQVTFRQRTWGDVSLGGEAVSYVYFGTSLDDPPRPGDRQVAVAIDSGSTDGDDFWILVNMFDGPATFDLGEWEEQHATRNHDWHRIIDTAPWAEAEGNCWTMDDALHVTGEYTVEPWSIVVLQARPTEPDAEPHVLWGRRGGVQVGRTGRPYLRGLVDRYLPRLRRDPAPTSLDATTQEAR from the coding sequence ATGACGTTGTCGCTGACTCCCGTCGACGAGGGCACCTGGGCACAGGCCGACTGGCCTCTCGGTGCCCACATCGACCCGGCCTCCGGGCAGACCACCTTCGCGGTCGCCGCCCCACGGGCCACGTGGGTGACCCTCGAGTTCTTCCCGGCCGCGCGCGGGGCGGACGCCGAGTTGTCCGTGCCCATGGCGGCGGGCGCCGACGGCGTCTGGCGTGCCCGCGTGGAGGGGGCCCGCCACGGCACGCTCTACGGGTTCCGCGTCTGGGGCGAGAACTGGCCGTACCAGGACGGCTGGACACCCGGCTCGACCGTCGGCTGGCTGGCCGACCGCGACGAGCAGCTCAACCACTTCAACCCGAACAAGGTGCTGTTCGACCCGTACGCCCGCGAGGTCACGCACAACCCCATGAGCGTCGGCCCGCAGCGCGCGTGGTTCGGCTCGGGCCCGGTCGACGTCGACGGACGCCCCGGCCGCACCATCGACACCGCCCACATCGCACCCAAGGGCGTCGTGGTCGAGGACGACACCTCCTACGGCACGCACCCGCGCCACCCGGAGGAGGACAACGCGATCTACGAGGCGCACGTGAAGAACCTCACGCTGCACCCGAGTTCGGTCCGCCTGGGCGACCTGCTGGCGGGCGTCCCGGGGTTCGAGGGCCTGCCGAACATCCCCGACGAGCTGCGCGGCACGTACGCCGGCGCGGCGCTGATGGCCCCCTACCTGACCGCGCTGGGCGTCACCGTCATCGAGTTGCTGCCGGTGCACGAGACCGACTCCGACCAGGTGGGCGCGACGGCCGGCACCACCAACCACTGGGGCTACCAGACGCTGGCGTTCTTCGCCCCGAACCGCGACTACGCGTTCGACAAGAGCCTCGGCGGCCCCACGCGCGAGTTCAAGCAGATGGTGAAGGCGTTCCACGACGCGGGGCTCGAGGTGTTCCTCGACGTGGTGTACAACCACTCCTCCGAGGGCGGCAACTGGGGCGGTGACCTCGACTCGGCGGGCTTCACCACGCTCGGCGGCTTCGCCACCACCGAGTACTACGTGCTGACGGCCGAGGGCGGCCTCATCGACGGGGCGACGGGCACGTCCAACCAGATGAACTTCTCCTCCGACATCACCTGCGCACTGGTGCTCGACTCGCTCAAGCACTGGCACGACACGATGGGCGTGGACGGTTTCCGCTTCGACCTCGCCCCGGTCCTGGGCCGGCGGCCACTCGACGCCGAGGCCGAGGACTGGGAGGCGCAGCGCCGGTTCTTCCCCGAGCACCCGCTGCTGCGCGACGCGCGCACGTGGGCGGCCGAGCACCACGTCGAGGTCATCGCCGAGGCGTGGGACCTGTGGGGCTACGAGGTGGGCAACTTCCCCTCGGGCTGGGGCGAGTGGAACGGCCGGTTCCGCGACGCGATGCGCGGCTACCTCAAGGGCGACGGCAACACCGACGACTTCATGGCGTTCCTCAACGGCGACTGGCTGCACTTCAACGACTCCGGCGGCCCGCAGAAGTCGGTGAACTTCGTGACCGCCCACGACGGCTTCACGATGTTCGACCTCGTCTCGTACAACACCAAGGACAACGGCCAGCCGTACCCGTTCGGTCCGTCCGACGGCGGCTCCGACAACAACATCAGCTGGGACTCCGGCGGCGACCAGGCGCTGCGCCGCACGCGCTGGCGGAACTTCTGGCTGGTCACCTTCCTGGCCCGGGGCGTCCCGATGGTCGTGTCGGGCGACGAGTACGGCCGCACGCAGAACGGCAACAACAACCCGTGGTCGCTGAACACGGTCGGCATCTGGAACAACTGGGCCCAGGCCGGCTCCAACGCGCCCACGCAGCTGCCGGTGGACCCCGAGCAGCCCGACCTGCCGGGCTACCACGACGTCGTCGGGCAGACGGACGCCCCCCCGGGCGTGAACCCGCTGCTGCAGTTCGCGCGCTACGTGGCCCACCTGCGGGCACGGCAGGTGACGTTCCGGCAGCGCACGTGGGGCGACGTCTCCCTCGGCGGCGAGGCCGTCAGCTACGTCTACTTCGGCACGTCCCTGGACGACCCGCCCCGGCCGGGCGACCGCCAGGTGGCGGTGGCCATCGACTCGGGCAGCACCGACGGCGACGACTTCTGGATCCTCGTCAACATGTTCGACGGGCCGGCCACCTTCGACCTCGGCGAGTGGGAGGAGCAGCACGCCACCCGCAACCACGACTGGCACCGCATCATCGACACCGCGCCCTGGGCCGAGGCCGAGGGTAACTGCTGGACGATGGACGACGCGCTCCACGTGACCGGCGAGTACACCGTCGAGCCGTGGTCGATCGTCGTGCTCCAGGCGCGTCCGACCGAGCCCGACGCCGAGCCGCACGTCCTGTGGGGCCGCCGCGGCGGCGTCCAGGTCGGCCGGACGGGGCGCCCGTACCTGCGCGGCCTCGTCGACCGCTACCTGCCGCGGCTGCGGCGCGACCCCGCACCGACTAGCCTTGATGCGACGACCCAGGAGGCTCGATGA
- a CDS encoding DUF4031 domain-containing protein, whose translation MILIDEPVWPAHGTLWGHVVSDRSLEELHAFARVAGLPARGFDHDHYDYPRARRDDLVAAGAVLVDSTLLMRRLTAAGLRVRPAQKTPSRAVAGERLRAAWNALLPGHDALRDDLLARWGEPHRRYHDQRHLASCLAALAALACDDHLVHLAAWFHDAVYDGVPGQDEERSARLAEEALADVLPDHETAEVARLVRLTASHDPAPGDARGAQLVDADLAILGALPGRYHVYTRDVRLEYDHVDDDAFAAGRAAVLRHLLALDPLYQTPTGAQLWARQAHANMTAELAALSA comes from the coding sequence TTGATCCTCATCGACGAGCCGGTCTGGCCGGCGCACGGCACCCTGTGGGGCCATGTCGTGTCGGACCGCTCGCTCGAGGAGCTGCACGCGTTCGCCCGCGTGGCCGGCCTGCCGGCCCGCGGCTTCGACCACGACCACTACGACTACCCCCGCGCCCGTCGCGACGACCTCGTCGCGGCGGGCGCGGTGCTCGTGGACTCCACCCTCCTGATGCGCCGGCTCACCGCCGCCGGCCTGCGGGTGCGGCCTGCGCAGAAGACCCCGAGCAGGGCGGTGGCCGGCGAGCGGCTCCGCGCCGCCTGGAACGCCCTGCTGCCCGGCCACGACGCCCTCCGGGACGACCTGCTCGCCCGCTGGGGCGAGCCCCACCGGCGCTACCACGACCAGCGCCACCTCGCCTCCTGCCTCGCGGCGCTGGCGGCGCTGGCCTGCGACGACCACCTCGTCCACCTCGCGGCCTGGTTCCACGACGCGGTGTACGACGGCGTCCCCGGCCAGGACGAGGAGCGCTCGGCCCGGCTCGCGGAGGAAGCCCTCGCCGACGTCCTGCCCGACCACGAGACGGCCGAGGTGGCCCGCCTGGTCCGGCTCACGGCGTCCCACGACCCCGCGCCGGGCGATGCCCGCGGCGCCCAGCTGGTCGACGCCGACCTCGCGATCCTCGGCGCGCTGCCCGGTCGCTACCACGTGTACACCCGCGACGTCCGGCTCGAGTACGACCACGTCGACGACGACGCCTTCGCGGCCGGCCGGGCCGCCGTGCTGCGGCACCTGCTCGCACTCGACCCCCTGTACCAGACGCCGACCGGCGCCCAACTGTGGGCCCGGCAGGCCCACGCCAACATGACCGCCGAACTGGCCGCGCTCTCGGCCTGA
- a CDS encoding ABC transporter permease subunit encodes MIRLIGAETHRWVARRGLWVALLGLLAILATMCWSIVVATRPPEAAVVAQGKIAYAEQHAYWVENHEQEEAFCRASAPADAPADVCDQPEPLPEWFYPQPMTWEAATSTATVGASATAGLFLILMAASFWGAEFRSGSLATWLTFVPSRPRVWASKMVVVALAGAVVSAVVLLVGLLTAWGAVAAHQGADAVGSWVGPLQAAGRGVLFGAMMALVGAGLAVVFRSTVAAVAVPLAYLFAQGMLGILMAIPGFDRLTGLLPENNVQAFLLGSYTYSVPVQRMTPQGMETEWLERTISLGQGTVYLLVAVALACVVSLAVFRRRDVTE; translated from the coding sequence ATGATCCGCCTGATCGGTGCCGAGACCCACCGCTGGGTCGCCCGCCGCGGCCTGTGGGTGGCCCTGCTGGGCCTCCTCGCCATCCTCGCCACGATGTGCTGGTCGATCGTCGTCGCCACCCGCCCGCCCGAGGCCGCCGTCGTCGCGCAGGGAAAGATCGCCTACGCCGAGCAGCACGCCTACTGGGTCGAGAACCACGAGCAGGAGGAGGCCTTCTGCCGGGCCAGCGCCCCCGCCGACGCGCCCGCCGACGTCTGCGACCAGCCCGAGCCCCTGCCCGAGTGGTTCTACCCCCAGCCGATGACGTGGGAGGCCGCGACCAGCACCGCCACCGTCGGTGCCAGCGCCACCGCGGGGCTGTTCCTCATCCTGATGGCCGCCTCCTTCTGGGGCGCCGAGTTCCGCAGCGGCTCCCTGGCCACGTGGCTCACCTTCGTCCCGTCGCGGCCGCGCGTGTGGGCGTCCAAGATGGTCGTCGTCGCGCTCGCCGGGGCGGTGGTCAGCGCCGTCGTGCTGCTGGTCGGCCTGCTCACCGCGTGGGGCGCCGTGGCCGCCCACCAGGGCGCGGACGCCGTGGGCAGCTGGGTCGGACCGCTGCAGGCCGCCGGCCGGGGCGTCCTGTTCGGGGCCATGATGGCGCTGGTCGGGGCGGGCCTGGCGGTCGTGTTCCGCAGCACCGTGGCCGCCGTGGCGGTGCCGCTGGCCTACCTGTTCGCCCAGGGCATGTTGGGCATCCTGATGGCCATCCCCGGGTTCGACCGGCTGACCGGCCTGCTGCCCGAGAACAACGTGCAGGCCTTCCTGCTGGGCAGCTACACCTACTCGGTGCCGGTGCAGCGCATGACGCCGCAGGGCATGGAGACCGAGTGGCTCGAGAGGACGATCTCGCTGGGGCAGGGCACGGTCTACCTGCTCGTCGCCGTCGCCCTGGCGTGCGTGGTGTCGCTGGCGGTGTTCCGGCGCCGCGACGTCACCGAGTGA
- a CDS encoding ABC transporter ATP-binding protein: MSTTPLGGLAVSTHDLRKTFRHGATVAVAGLDLAVPRGGVHALLGPNGSGKTTALRMLLGLLRPDSGTMEVLGHTVPDELPQVIDRVGAIVESPKFFPTMSAHTNLALLARAVGVPVARVGEVLEQVGLAARARDDVGRYSLGMKQRLAIASTLLKDPELLIFDEPTNGLDPAGIHEVRTTMRSLADAGRTVVVSSHLLAEVQQVADTVSIIGRGRLLRSGHVSELLGGGGRVRVVVKPTDAAARVLMDASYEVSPAADGALVVGRPGGSVDPTAVARLLGSADLWPSELTVAVDSLEQVFLSLTEREHLTATQHNHTALEVAS, translated from the coding sequence ATGAGCACCACACCCCTGGGCGGCCTGGCCGTCTCCACCCACGACCTGCGCAAGACGTTCCGCCACGGCGCGACCGTCGCCGTCGCTGGGCTCGACCTCGCGGTCCCGCGCGGCGGCGTCCACGCCCTCCTCGGCCCCAACGGCTCGGGCAAGACCACCGCCCTGCGCATGCTGCTGGGGCTGCTGCGCCCCGACTCCGGGACGATGGAGGTGCTCGGCCACACGGTCCCCGACGAGCTGCCGCAGGTCATCGACCGCGTCGGCGCGATCGTCGAGTCGCCCAAGTTCTTCCCCACCATGTCGGCCCACACGAACCTGGCCCTGCTGGCCCGGGCGGTCGGCGTCCCCGTGGCGCGCGTCGGCGAGGTGCTCGAGCAGGTGGGTCTGGCGGCCCGGGCCCGCGACGACGTGGGTCGCTACTCCCTCGGCATGAAGCAGCGGCTGGCGATCGCCTCCACCCTGCTCAAGGACCCCGAGCTGCTCATCTTCGACGAGCCCACCAACGGCCTCGACCCCGCCGGCATCCACGAGGTGCGCACCACGATGCGCTCGCTGGCCGACGCCGGGCGCACGGTCGTGGTGAGCTCCCACCTCCTCGCCGAGGTGCAGCAGGTCGCCGACACCGTCAGCATCATCGGCCGCGGGCGCCTGCTGCGCTCGGGCCACGTCAGCGAGCTCCTCGGCGGTGGCGGCCGCGTGCGCGTCGTCGTGAAGCCGACCGACGCCGCGGCCCGCGTCCTCATGGACGCCTCCTACGAGGTCAGCCCCGCCGCCGACGGTGCCCTCGTCGTCGGACGCCCCGGCGGCTCGGTCGACCCGACCGCCGTCGCCCGCCTGCTCGGGTCGGCCGACCTGTGGCCCTCCGAGCTCACCGTGGCCGTCGACTCCCTCGAGCAGGTGTTCCTGTCGCTCACCGAGCGCGAGCACCTCACCGCCACCCAGCACAACCACACCGCTCTGGAGGTGGCGTCATGA